The proteins below are encoded in one region of Triticum aestivum cultivar Chinese Spring chromosome 1B, IWGSC CS RefSeq v2.1, whole genome shotgun sequence:
- the LOC123078098 gene encoding cyclin-A1-4: protein MSSRPAGRRSSASATAETAGARVAKAASVESRRAALGDLTNVVGGRSGAADALAYVKKGSSASLPNVNRKVASATKPTFDRFERAISHHGNALKKENPGLSHDSVSMEDDMLTCNSVESPGPPFLDNAASSVATSLRRCANDKLPVSDNRDTTVSRWRKHCPTPIENDNIFEIETHCKDPELCSTLACDIYKHLREAEAKKRPSPDFLETTQKDIDTSMRAVLIDWLVEVTEEYRLVPETLYLTVSYIDRYLSSKEINRDKLQLLGIACLLIAAKYEEICPPQVEELCYITDNTYIKDEVLRMEASILGCLMFEMTAPTEKCFLRRFLHAAQLCHEGPALHLEFLASYITELSLLEYSLLCHVPSLIAASSIFLANFILKPTKNPWNTTLSYHTQYKPSTLRDCVKVLHRLFRVGLGSNLPAIREKYSQHKYKFVAKKYCRPSIPADFFQDASS, encoded by the exons ATGTCGAGCCGGCCCGCCGGCCGCCGCTCGTCGGCGTCGGCCACGGCGGAGACAGCCGGCGCTAGGGTTGCCAAGGCAGCGTCGGTGGAAAGCAGGCGGGCCGCCTTGGGAGATCTCACCAACGTTGTCGGCGGGAGGAGCGGCGCGGCCGATGCG TTAGCCTATGTGAAGAAGGGGAGTTCTGCTAGCCTTCCCAACGTGAACAGGAAAGTGGCTTCTGCCACAAAACCAACTTTCGACCGGTTTGAGCGAGCAATATCGCACCATGGCAATGCCCTTAAGAAGGAGAAT CCCGGCCTGTCTCATGATTCTGTTTCTATGGAGGACGATATGCTAACATGCAATTCAGTGGAAAGCCCTGGTCCTCCATTCCTTGACAATGCAGCTTCTTCAGTGGCAACTTCCTTGCGCCGTTGTGCGAATGATAAACTTCCTGTATCTGACAATAGGGATACCACAG TATCTAGATGGAGAAAACATTGTCCTACCCCAATCGAAAATGACAATATCTTTGAGATTGAAACGCACTGCAAGGATCCAGAACTGTGTTCAACTCTTGCTTGTGACATTTACAAACACTTGCGTGAAGCTGAG GCCAAGAAAAGGCCTTCACCAGATTTTCTGGAAACCACTCAGAAGGATATTGACACAAGCATGAGGGCAGTACTTATAGACTGGCTTGTGGAA GTCACAGAAGAATATCGTCTTGTTCCTGAAACCTTATACCTCACAGTCAGTTATATTGATCGGTATCTTTCTAGCAAAGAGATCAATCGAGATAAGCTGCAGTTACTTGGTATCGCCTGCTTGCTTATAGCTGC TAAGTATGAAGAGATATGTCCACCCCAAGTAGAAGAGCTCTGCTATATTACCGACAATACATACATAAAGGATGAG GTTCTGCGAATGGAAGCTTCTATCCTGGGTTGCTTGATGTTTGAGATGACTGCACCTACAGAAAAATGTTTTTTGAG GAGATTTCTGCATGCTGCTCAACTATGTCATGAG GGCCCAGCTTTGCATCTTGAGTTCCTAGCTAGCTACATTACTGAGTTGTCACTTCTGGAGTACAGCTTACTTTGCCATGTACCTTCACTGATAGCTGCCTCTTCAATTTTCTTGGCGAATTTTATCCTTAAGCCAACAAAGAATCCTTGG AATACCACTCTTTCCTATCACACACAATACAAACCATCCACATTACGCGATTGTGTAAAGGTACTACACCGGCTTTTCCGTGTTGGCCTTGGAAGCAACCTCCCTGCAATTAGAGAAAAGTACAGCCAACACAAG TACAAATTTGTAGCGAAGAAGTACTGCCGGCCATCGATTCCAGCCGACTTCTTCCAAGATGCTAGCAGTTAG